Part of the Cryptosporangium arvum DSM 44712 genome, TGAGCTGCCGGTGCTCGAGGATCTCGGTGACGTTGAAGATGTTCAGCGCGTACATCTCACCGTTGAGCGTGAACCTCAGGTAGCGGTCGGACCCGGCGGCGCTCGCGCCGGGCCGAGGTTCGGTCTGCGTGCTGCTCACCGCTACCTCCGCTCAGAACCGGTCGAATTTGCTGTCGTCGACGTCGGACGGCCCCGACCCGACCGGCAACGCGCCCGCGGGAGTGAGCCGGGCGCTGCCGGTGGTCCGTTTCGGGGTGCCGTAGGTGCCGCCGCCGTAGCTGACCGCCGGTGGGCGACGGCGTACGTTCGACGTCTGGAAGAAGCCCATGACCTCCTGCAGCTGCGAGGTCTGGGCCGACATCTGCTGCGCGGTCGCGGCCAGCTCCTCGCTGGAGGACGCGTTCGTCTGGGTGATCTTGCTGATCTGGCCCATCGCGGTGTCGATCTGGCGGATGCCGGAGGTCTGCTCGCTGCTGGCCGCGGCGATCTCTTGGACGAGGTCCGACGTCCGGGTGATGCCGGGCAGGATCTCCTGGAGCAGCTGGCCGGCGCGCTCGGCCGTGTGCACGCTGCCGGCCGCCAGCTCGCTGATCTCGGCCGCCGCGACCTGGCTGCGCTCGGCGAGCTTCCCCACTTCGGTCGCGACGACCGCGAAGCCCTTGCCGTGTTCACCGGCGCGGGCGGCTTCGATCGTCGCGTTGAGCGCCAGCATGTTCGTCTGGAACGCGATGTCGTCGATGATCGAGATCTTGCTGGCGATCTGCTTCATCGCGTCGACGGTCTGCAGCACCGCGCTGCCGCCCTCGGTCGCGTCGGCGGCGGCCTTGGTCGCGATGCCCTCGGTGACCCCGGCGTTCTCGCTGTTCTGGGAGATGCCCGCGCCCATCTGCTGGATGCTCGCGGTGGTCTCCTCGACGCTCGCGGCCTGCTCGGTGGCGGCCTGCGACAGCGACTGCGACGCGCCGCTGATCTGGCTGGACGCGCTGTTGAGCTGGTCGGTGGACTCGATGACGGTGCCGACGGTGTCGGAGAGCTTCTCCAGCGCCGTGTTGAGCGCACCGCCCATCTGCCCGACCTCGTCCCGGCTGTCGACCGCCAACCGCTGGTCGAGGCGCCCGTCGGCCAGACCGTCGAGCACGCGGACGGTCTCGCGCAGCGGGCGGGCGATCGACCGCGTGATCAGCTGCACGACGAGGAACGTGGCGAACAGCGCGACGACGATCAGCCCGATCGTCAGGATCCGGGCCTGGGAGTACGCGTCGGCGGAGGCGTCGAGCTTGGCCTTGGCGTCGGCGTCCTGCAGCGCGCCGAGCTGGTTCAGCGCCGAGATGAGCGTGTTCGCCAGCGGGGTCGTCGTCGCCTTCCGGTAGGCGAGGAACTCGGTGTACCGGTTCGCCACGGCGAGCGGGATGGCCCGATCGGTGAGCGCCTTCTGGTAGGCCTGCCACGCGGAGACGAAGGCCGCCCGCTCGTCGGCTCCGCTCCCGACCTCGGTCTCCGCGAACGCGGCCCAGGCGACATTGACCTCGTTGATCGTCTTCTCGGTCGTGGCCTTCTGCTCCTGGGTGTCCGCGGGCGTCTGGGCCAGGGCCAGGTTCAGGACGTCCCGGCGCACGTCGGCGACCTTCGAGTCGACCGTGTTGATCAGCTGGATGTTGTGCAGGTTCTTGTCGTAGAGCGACTTCAACCGGTCCTGGGTGCTGCCGAGTTGAACCAACCCGTACAGACCGACGGTCAGGAGCAACACGCACACGAGGGCCGCGAGGGACCGCAGTTTCCATGCCACCGGAAGGTGCCGGAATGCGAAACCGCCCGTGCGGCGCGCTTCGACAGACGTCTCGGCCATTGATGAGCTCCTCGGTCGTGATCACGCGTCGCATCCCCCCATCGGCTCGGGTGTCAATCGTCTGAGTCGTTCGGAGCGGTTCGGGAGTAATAACGTTGTCTTGTATCAGTAACGCTGTTACTGTCGACCGCATGGACACCTGGACCGTGCTCGACGGCACCGCCACCGCCACCCTTCGCGCCGCGGTCGACGACGCCGGCACACTGCGCGCCGACCCCGCCCAGGACGTGTTCGGCTGGCACCGCTCGGCTCCCGGCTGGTGCCGGGGGGACGCGTGCATTCCGAGCTTCCGCGCCGCCGGTTTCGAGACCGGTGACGGGCTCGACGTCGTTGCGTTCGCGGACCCGGCCGGGCTCGTGGTGGCCGTCGATCCGGAGGCACGGGCGCTGGCCACCGCACCGAACGGGGTGGCTCGCGGACAGGCGCTGACGGGCGCGTCCGCACCCGAGCTCACGCTCCCGACGGTCACCGGGGAGCGGGTGGCGCTGTCCTCGTTCCGGGGCCGGAAGGTCGCGCTCGTGTTCTGGGCGTCCTGGTGCGGGTGCCGGTACGACCTCGGCGCCTGGCAGGAACGGCACGCGGAGCTGGCGCCGTCCGGGTTCAGCGTCGTGACGATCGCGCTCGACACCGAGGTGGCGAGCGCGGCACCGTGGCACGCCGAGGCCGGGACGACCCACCCGGCGCTGGTGGACGTCGACGGGGCGGCGGCCGACGCGTTCGCCGTCGTCAACGTGCCGACGGCGGTGTGGCTGGACGAGGAGGGCCGGATCGTGCGGCCGCAGGACTCGCAGACCGCGACCGACACGTTCCGCGACTGGAACGGGCTGAGCGCGGACGCGTCCGGGGCGGCGCTGCGCCGCTGGGTGCGCGACGACGACGCCGGCCTGACTCCGGAGCAGGTCCGGGAGCACATGCGGCTGCCGTCACCGGCCGACCAGCTCGCCCGCGCGGAGACCCGGCTGGCCGGGTGGCTCGCCGCCAACGGGCACGCGGACGCGGCCGAGCGTCACTTCGCCCTCGCCGCCCAAGCGGCGCCGCACAACGTCGCGTTGCGCCGGGGTGCGATGCCGCAGCGGGGCCTGGACCCGTTCGGGGACGAGTACTTCCGGCTGGCGGCCTCACTGGCCGAGGCCGGTGTCCCCCTCCACCGACCCCTACCCTGATCGTGATGACCACGGAAACGCCGTACCGGCGGGCGCAGGCGGCCGGGCAGGAGGCGCTGCGTCGCACGGTGCTGGACGCCGCGAGCGCACTGCTCGTGGCCGAAGGGCCGCAGGCGTTGACCATGCGCCGGGTCTCCGGCGAGATCGGCTGCTCGACGACGGTGCTGTACACGATGTTCGGCGGAAAGGACGGCCTGGCCGAGGCGCTGTACCGGGAAGGGTTCGCCCGCCTCCGGCGCCGGTTGGCCGAGGCCGTCGAGGCCGCCGGCGACGACCCCGCGGATCGGCTCGCCGCCACCGGCCGGGCCTACCGGGAGAACGCGCTGGCCGAACGCGCCTACTACGGCGTGATGTTCGGCCAGGCGATCCCGGGCTTCACGCCGTCACCCGAGGCCGTCGCGGAGTCGAAACGTGCTTTCGACGTGCTCGCCGACGCGGTGACGGTCCTCCGCGAGCGAACGGGCGCGCCCGAACTCGCGCTCGTCGACGCGACCGACCTGCTCTGGGCCACCGCGCACGGCGTCGTCAGTTTCGAACTGGCCGGGCACTACGCCGACGAGGCGACCGCGGCGGCCACCTACGGCGCCGCGCTCACCGCGGTGAGCGCCCATCTCGGATTGCGGTGAGCCGGCGGACCTATCGGTCCACTTTCTCCGAACGACCCGATCGTTTCGCGTCCGGGCCTACCGTGTTCTGCGAAGGATGCCATCCACGGGAGGCGCATTGCGCGCGGGATCGGTGATGCGCCCAAGTTCGGAAAGCACCGGGCGCTCGGAGTTAGGGCGGCGCGGACGACGTCGCCGTCAGGTGACGATCGCGATCGTCGCCGTCGTGGTGCTGCTCGGCGGGATCGCCGTCGTCCTGGTCCGGACGCTCGGCGACGAGCCGACGCGGCCGGTCGAAGCCGCGTCGAAGCGGTACGGGTTCGCCACCGACGACGGCGCGGCCTGGGCGCCCGAGGCCGGGCAGCTCACGATGACCGAGCAGGGCCGGTCGCACCGGATCGGGATCAGTTTCCGGTTCCGGACGGCCGACGCGATCGAGCGACTGGACGGCCACGGCCTGGAGCTGCGGCTCACGGTTCGGACGGTCGGGCCGTGCGGGGCCGCGAAACGGTGGACCGGCGCGGACTCCCCGACGCGCAGCACCGGCCTGCCCGACGACACCCAGCCCTACCTGGCGATCGGCGAGGGACAGACCTGCACCGAGACGCTGGTGCGGATCGGCGCCCTGCGCCCGGAGCACTTCTCCCCCGGCCGCGACTACACGGTGACCGCGAAGCTCCCGGCCGGTCCGGCGGCGGCGAGCGGCGCGACGCTGGCGATCGCCCGGCGCGACCGCGTGGAGTGCGACACCTCCGCCGAGGGCGTGGCCCCGGCCAACTGCGCGGTCGGCACGGTCGCGTCCGGCGGCGAGAACGTCGAGGAACTGGTGAGCGCCGACCGCGGCTGGGCGTTCAGCGGCTCCGGCTGCCGTCGCTGGTACGCCGACGCCACGACGAGCTTCCCGTGCCTGCCCGACCAGGGCGCACGCATCATGACGCTCGGCGACAGCATCACCTCGGGCGCGATCGGCGACCACACCTGGCGGTACTGGGCCTGGCGGAAGCTCGACCCGGCGTCCCGGCCGACCTGGGTGGGGAGCAAGACCGAGACCTGGACCGGCGACTACGCGGTCCCGCACACCCAGTGGGGCAGCCGGCACGACTCGCAGGCCGGCGTCGCCGCGTCGACGGTCGTCGGCTGGGTGCCCGACCTGATGCGCTCGGAGCGGCCCGACCTCGTCCTGATCGACCTCGGCACGAACGACACATTGTCGATCCAGGGCTCCACCGCCGCCGACGCCGCGGCCAGCCTCGACCGGATCGTCGCCGAGGTGCAGGAGGCCAACCCGCGCGCCCAGATCCTGCTGGGACAGCCCGACGGGCACCGCGAGGTGGCGCCGAGCGTGATGGCGGAGCTCGCGGTGCGCCTGGCCGGCGTGGCCCAGGCCCGCACGACGAGCGACTCGCTGGTCAGCGTCGTCGACCTGCGCTCGGGCTGGAACCGCGAACTGCACACCTGGGACGGGACGCACCCGACGCAGGCCGGCGAGTTCTTCATCGCGAGCCGGTTCGTCAACCAGCTGGCGCACTCATACGCGTACGGCCGGGAGTTCGGCTCGATCCCCGGGCCGCCGGTGCCGGCGACGCCGAAGGACGTCAAGGCGCTGGCCCAGAACGGTGCGCTCCTGGTCGCCTGGCAGCGGGTTCCGCAGACCGCCGAGTACCGCATCTACCTGCGCGACTCCACCGCCGGCGGGGAGTTCGAGCTGGCCGGGCAGGGCTCGCGCGACCTGCAGTGGGGTCGTCAGGGGCTGATCCTGGGGCACCAGTACGACTACTACGTCACCGCGGTGTCGTCGGGGCGGGAGAGCCCGCCCTCCACCATCGGGTCGGTTCGGGCTGTGTGACCCAACACGTTGGTTAGCGCTTCAAACAATTCCGGTGTTCGCTGGGATCCGTGCCCGAACTGTCCCGTCGTCACCGACTCGCTGTCCTCGCGACGTGTTGCCTCGCCCTGTTCCTCGTGGGGCTGGACAACACGATCGTCAACGTCGCCCTGCCCTCGCTGGGCCGGGAGCTGGACGCACCGCTCTCCGGCCTGCAGTGGACCGTCGACGCCTACCTGGTGGTGCTCGCCTCGCTGCTGCTGCTCGCCGGCTCGATGGGTGACCGGTTCGGCCGTCGCCGGGTCTTCCAGACCGGCCTGGTGCTGTTCACGCTCGGCTCGCTGCTGTGCAGCCTGGCGCCGAGCCTCGGCTGGCTGATCGTGTTCCGAGGTCTGCAGGCGATCGGCGGGTCGATGCTCACACCGGTGGCGATGTCGATCATCACGAACACGTTCACCGACGCCCGCGAGCGCGCGCAGGCGATCGGCGCCTGGGGTTCGGTGGCGGGGATCAGCATGGCGCTCGGCCCGCTGGTGGGCGGGTTGCTCGTCGACACGATCGGCTGGCGGTCGATCTTCTGGATCAACGTGCCGGTGGGGCTGATCGGGGCACTGCTGACGCACCTGGTCGTGCCGGAGTCGAAAGCGGCCGTGGCCAGGCGGTTCGACCCGGTCGGCCAGGTGCTGGTCGTGCTGGCGCTGGCGTCGGCGACGTACGGGCTGATCGAGGGCCCGGCGACCGGGTGGGCGTCGCTGGAGATCCTCGGGCTGCTGTGCCTGGCCGCCGTCGCCGTCGCCGCCCTCGTCGTCTACGAGCGACGCCGGGAACAACCGCTCATCGACGTCCGGTTCTTCCGCAGCGTGCCGTTCGCCGGGGCGAGCGTGGTGGCCGTGCTGCACTTCGCCGCGCTGGCCGCGCTGCTGTTCCTGAACACGCTCTACCTGCAGCAGAACCGGGGCTACTCGGCGCTCGCGGCCGGCGCGCTGACGTTGCCGCTGGCACTCGCCGCCGTGGTGGCGTCACCGCTGGCCGGGCGGCTGGTCGGGCGGATCGGGGTGCGGGTGCCGATGATCCTGGCGGGGTCGGCGGTGCTGGTCGCCGGCGTGCTCCTCTCGTTCCTGAGCGGTTCGACGTCGCTGGTGCTCCTCGCGGTGGCCTATGCGGTGTTCGGCCTCGGGCACGGGCTGGTGAACACGCCGATCACGAACACCGCCGTCTCGTCGATGCCGAAAGCGCAGGCCGGGGTCGCCTCGGCGACGACGTCCGCGGCGCGCCAGATCGGCCAGGTGCTCGGCGTCGCCGTGGCCGGGACGCTGACCGCGGGGGCCGCCGCCCAGGACCCGGGGTTCGCCGAGGCGACCCACCCGGCCTGGTGGCTGGTCGCGGTGATCGGCGTGGTCGTGGCCGGCACCGGAGTGCTCACGACGACCCGGTGGGCGTCGCGGACGGCGGCGCCGGACGCTCCGGTCCCGGTTGCGGCCTGACGTGCACCACGTCGCCGGCGGCCACCGCGGTGGTGCCGACGACCAGACGGCCTTCGGCGTCGACGTCGGTGGCGACGCCTTCCAGCGTCTGCCCGGCCGGTAGCGAGACGCGGACCTCGCGCCCCAGCGTGTCGCAGTGCCCGCGGTAGGCGGCGCGCAGGTCCTCGTCCCCGGCCCGCCAGTCCGCGTACCGCGCGGCCAGTTCGTCGAGGATCGCGGCGAGGAGAACCTCGCGGTCGAGCACGGGGGCTCCGGCGAGCGCCAGCGACGTCGTGTCGGGGCGGTCGGGCGGTAGTTCGTCGGCGGTGAGCGTGACGTTGAGCCCGATGCCCAGCACCACGGCGTCCCCGGTGGCCTCCGCGAGGATGCCCGCCGCCTTCTTGCGGTCCGGCCCGACCAGCAGGTCGTTCGGCCATTTCAGGCGGGCGTCGACGCCGGGCAGGGCCGCGACGCACGCGACGCCGGCCAGCAGCGGCAGCCACCCCCACCGCTCCCGCGGGACCTCCATCGGCCGCAGCAGCACCGAGAACGTGAGCCCGGCGCCCGGCGGGGACGTCCAGGTGCGCCCGATCCGGCCGCGCCCGGCATCCTGCGCCTCGGCGACCAGCACCGTGCCCTCCGGAACCCCGCGGGCGGCGACCAGATCCGCGTTCGTCGATCCGGTGCGCTCGACGACCTGGACGTCGCGCCAGAACGGGTCCCGAATCCGTTCCCGCAACGTTGCACGATTCAGTGCGTTCCTACCGTTGTCCACACCACGCACCGTAAAGAGTGATCCACGCCTTACTTCACTCAACCACCGAAGAAACTGCTTTAGGCTCGCCAACGCGCCGCTGCGGAGGAGGGCAATCAACGATGACTCTCGAAGCCACCCAGTCGTCGGACCCGGTCGACGGTCCCGACATCCACACGACGGCCGGCAAACTCGCCGACCTCGAACGACGGGTGGACGAGGCGGTCCATTCCGGGTCCGCCCGGGCGGTCGAGAAGCAGCACGCCAAGGGGAAAAAAACCGCGCGCGAGCGGATCGACGCGCTCCTCGACGAGGGCTCTTTCGTCGAACTCGACGAGTTCGCCCGGCACCGCTCGACGCAATTCGGCCTGGAGAAGAATCGGCCCTACGGCGATGGCGTGATCACCGGCTACGGCACGATCGACGGCCGTCAGGTGTGCGTCTTCAGCCAGGACGTCACGGTGTACGGCGGCGCGCTCGGCGAGGTCTACGGCGAGAAGATCGTCAAGGTGCAGGATCTCGCGATGAAGATCGGCTGCCCGATCATCGGCATCAACGAGGGCGGCGGCGCACGCATCCAGGAAGGTGTCGTCTCGCTCGGCCTGTACGGCGAGATCTTCCAGCGGCACGTGCTGGCCTCCGGCGTCATCCCGCAGATCTCGCTGATCATGGGCGCGACCGCCGGCGGGCACGTCTACGGCCCGGCGCTCACCGACTTCGTGATCATGGTCGACCAGACCTCGCACATGTTCATCACCGGTCCCGACGTCATCAAGACCGTCACCGGCGAGGAGGTCTCGTTCGAGGACCTCGGCGGTGCGCGCACCCACAACACGAAGTCCGGCAACGCCCACCACATGGCCGCCGACGAGGACGACGCGCTCGAGTACGTCAAGACGCTGCTGTCGTACCTGCCGAGCAACAACCTCGACGAGGCGCCGCTGTACGAGAACGACGACGCGCCCGACGGCGATTTCCTGGACACGTTCATCCCGGACTCGGCGAACCAGCCGTACGACATGCACCGGGTGATCGAGGCGATCGTCGACGACTCCGAGTTCCTCGAGGTGCAGGCGCTGTTCGCACCGAACATCCTGGTCGGCTTCGGCCGGGTCGAGGGCCGCCCGGTCGGCATCGTCGCGAATCAGCCGATGCAGTTCGCGGGCACGCTCGACATCGACGCCTCCGAGAAGGCCGCACGCTTCGTGCGGTTCTGCGACGCGTTCAACGTCCCGGTGCTCACGCTCGTCGACGTGCCCGGGTTCCTGCCCGGCACCGGCCAGGAGTGGGACGGCATCATCCGGCGCGGCGCGAAGCTGATCTACGCCTACGCCGAGGCGACGGTCCCGAAGGTCACGCTGATCACCCGCAAGGCGTTCGGCGGCGCGTACGACGTCATGGGCTCAAAGCACCTGCGTGCCGATCTCAACCTGGCCTGGCCCACCGCCCAGATCGCGGTGATGGGCGCCCAGGGTGCGGCGAACATCGTCTACCGGCGGGAACTCACGTCGATCGACGATCCCGAGCAGCAGGCCGTCCGCCGCCAGGAGCTCATCGCGGAGTACGAGGACACGCTCTTCAACCCGTACATCGCGGCCGAACGGGGGTACGTCGACCAGATCATCCGGCCCTCGACGACCCGCGTCCAGATCGCGCGGGCACTGCGTATGCTGCGCGGGAAGCGGGAGACGCTGCCCCCGAAGAAGCACGGCAACATTCCGCTGTAACGCTGTGCGCGCAGAACTTGCCGCATGGTCGCTCCGCACCGGACGATGGGGACGTGATGACCACCCAGGACGACGAGCCGGTTATCCGGGTACTTCGAGGCGTGCCTACGGCTGAGGAACTCGCCGCGCTCGTCGGTGTACTCGCGGCCCGCTCGGCGGCGGCCGCCCCGGCGGCGCCGCGTCCACGTGAACTCTGGCGCCGGCAGGAAGCACGGATCGGTGCGCCGCTCGCCGCGGGTCCGGGGGCGTGGCGCGCCTCCGGGCTCCCGCGATGAGCCTTTCGATCCGACCACTCCGGCGGGACGACGTCGAAGGCTGCCTTCGCGTCATCGCCTCCTTGCCGCGGTTCTTCGCGGTCAGCGACGCCGCCGCGGCCTCGGCCGAGCCGCTCGACCTCGAGCCGGAGAAGGTTGGCGCGCACCGTCCCAAGGTCGGCGCCGTGCGGAGCGCGTCCAGGGTCACCGCCTCCCATCCGGTCCGCCCGAGCCGCGGCCGGCACGGGATACCCGACGAGGACGACGAGCCGGCGCCCGGCGGCCGGAGCATCGCCCAGGCCGCGCGGGACCTCGGCACGCAGGGTGGCCTGGTCGCGCTCGGCCCCGGCGGCGACGTGATCGCGTTCCTCACCTGGAAGCGGCACGGCGACAAGGCCGCCGAGATCACCTGGATGGCCGTCCACGCGGCACTGCGGCACCGCGGGGTGGGCACGACGCTGCTGACCCGCCTCGAGCGTCTGCTGGCCGCTCAGGGCTTCCAGAACATCTCGGCGATCACGTCGGCGTCGTCGCACACCTACGAACCCACCCGGCGGTTCTGGCGTGGGCAGGGCTACGCGCCCGTGCTGCAGCTCGAGGACCTGTGGGAGACCGACGTGGCGCTCGTGCTCACGAAATCGCTGACGCCGTGACCCGCCGCCTCGTGCTGGCGTCGCAGTCGCCGGCCCGGCTCGCGTTGCTGCGCGCCGCCGGGTTCGCGCCCGACGTCGTGGTGTCCGGTGTGGACGAGTCGGGCGCCACCGGCACGCCGGCCGAGATCTGTCTCTCGCTGGCCCGGCTCAAGTGCCGCGCCGTCGTGGCGTCGCTGGCCGCTCCGGACGCGGTGGTCGTCGGATGTGACTCCGTCCTGGAGATCGACGGCGTGGCCTACGGCAAGCCGAAGGACGCCGCGGACGCGATCGCGCGCTGGCAGTTGATGGCCGGGCGCACGGGTGTGCTGCGCACCGGCCACTGTGTCGTCGTCGACGGCCGGGAAGTGTCCGCGGTGGCCTCGACGACGGTGCGGTTCGCCACCCCGAGCGGTGACGAGATCGCGGCGTACGTCGCGTCCGGCGAGCCGCTGTACGTCGCGGGGGCGTTCACGATCGACGGGCGGGGCTCGATCTTCGTCGACGGCATCGACGGGGACCACACGAACGTCGTCGGGCTGTCCCTGCCGCTGTTCCGCCGCCTACTGGCCGATCTGGACCTCAGCGCGGTCGACTTCTGGGTCTGACGAGTCAGGTGGCGGTGCGGCGGACGACCAGTACGCCGCCGCCCGCGACGAGGAACAGAGCCGGTACGACCAGGAAGGCGCCGTGGGGGCCGACCTGGTCGGCCAGCGCGCCGAGCGCGAACGGGCCGCTGCCGACCGCCAGACCGGCCGCGTAGGACGCGTACCCGGCGGCGCGGTCGGGCTGGCCGTCCGACGCCTGCATCGCGAGATCCATCGACAGCGGGTAGGTGGGGCCGAGCCCGAAACCCAGGATCGCGAGGCCGACGATCGCGACGACCGGTGACGTCGTGATCCAGAACACGGCCCCGCCGATCAGGGCGACGCCCAGCGCCGGCAGGAGCAGCACGGGGCCCGGGGCGCGGGCGGCCGACACTGCGCCGACGATCCGCCCACCGCACATCCCGCCGACCACCGCCGTGACCGCGGCCGTGGCGAGCGCCGCCGTCGAGCCGGTGCGGTGCCGCAGCACATCGGACGCCCACAGGGTGGTCGCGAACTCGGCCGCGATGCAGCACAGCATGATCACCCACGTCACCCAGAACCGCCTCGGCAGGCCCGGACGCCCCCGGGAGGCGATCTCGTGGCCGGCGGCGGGCGCGCGGCTGACGTCGGAATGCTGATCGGTGCCGGTGGGCAGACGGGTGGCGGTCGCGCGGGCGAGCACGAGGATCGCGGCCGCCAGCACGCTCGCCACCAGCAGGGCGGGTCGCCAACCGAAACCCTGGTCGAGGGAGAAGCCGATCGCCAGCGGAGCCACCAGCCCCACGCCGCAGGCGATCGCGTTGCCCTCGGTGAGCGCGGCTCCGGAGAACGCGGGCCCGTGGATGCCCAGCAGCGTGGGCGCGATGCTGTTGACCAGGATCGCGCCGACCGTACCGATGCCGAGCGTCGTCGCGATCGTCACCACCGGCACCGACGGCACCGCCGTCAGGGCGACGATGCCGAGCGCCAGTGCGACGACCGTCGTCCACAGCGTTCTCGCGCGTCCGATCCGGCGCGTCAGGAACGGATACAGTGCGCCCGCGGCGAGGGCGCCGACGGCGAGCGCGGTGCCGTGCAGGCTCGCCACCGCGCGGCTGGTGCCCTGCTCGTCACGCAGCAGCGGCACCACCGGCCCGAAGCCGTAGATGAACCAGCCGTAGAACCCGAGGACCGCGTAGACGAGATAAGTAGCCCGGGTTCGCGTCACCGCATCCAGCCTACGGTGGTTCGGTGACGCACCGAAACGAGTGGATGCCGGCAGAGTTGTACGACTACACGATCGCGATCGGCCCACCGCCCGACGACGTGGCCCGCGATCTGATCGCCGAGACCGCCGATCGGTTCCCCGGTCCCGCCGGGATGCAGATCCCTCCGGAACAGGCCGGGTTCCTGACGTTGATCACGCAGCTGGTCGGCGCCCGGTCGGCCGTCGAGGTCGGCACGTT contains:
- a CDS encoding methyl-accepting chemotaxis protein codes for the protein MAETSVEARRTGGFAFRHLPVAWKLRSLAALVCVLLLTVGLYGLVQLGSTQDRLKSLYDKNLHNIQLINTVDSKVADVRRDVLNLALAQTPADTQEQKATTEKTINEVNVAWAAFAETEVGSGADERAAFVSAWQAYQKALTDRAIPLAVANRYTEFLAYRKATTTPLANTLISALNQLGALQDADAKAKLDASADAYSQARILTIGLIVVALFATFLVVQLITRSIARPLRETVRVLDGLADGRLDQRLAVDSRDEVGQMGGALNTALEKLSDTVGTVIESTDQLNSASSQISGASQSLSQAATEQAASVEETTASIQQMGAGISQNSENAGVTEGIATKAAADATEGGSAVLQTVDAMKQIASKISIIDDIAFQTNMLALNATIEAARAGEHGKGFAVVATEVGKLAERSQVAAAEISELAAGSVHTAERAGQLLQEILPGITRTSDLVQEIAAASSEQTSGIRQIDTAMGQISKITQTNASSSEELAATAQQMSAQTSQLQEVMGFFQTSNVRRRPPAVSYGGGTYGTPKRTTGSARLTPAGALPVGSGPSDVDDSKFDRF
- a CDS encoding TlpA disulfide reductase family protein — translated: MDTWTVLDGTATATLRAAVDDAGTLRADPAQDVFGWHRSAPGWCRGDACIPSFRAAGFETGDGLDVVAFADPAGLVVAVDPEARALATAPNGVARGQALTGASAPELTLPTVTGERVALSSFRGRKVALVFWASWCGCRYDLGAWQERHAELAPSGFSVVTIALDTEVASAAPWHAEAGTTHPALVDVDGAAADAFAVVNVPTAVWLDEEGRIVRPQDSQTATDTFRDWNGLSADASGAALRRWVRDDDAGLTPEQVREHMRLPSPADQLARAETRLAGWLAANGHADAAERHFALAAQAAPHNVALRRGAMPQRGLDPFGDEYFRLAASLAEAGVPLHRPLP
- a CDS encoding TetR/AcrR family transcriptional regulator, with protein sequence MTTETPYRRAQAAGQEALRRTVLDAASALLVAEGPQALTMRRVSGEIGCSTTVLYTMFGGKDGLAEALYREGFARLRRRLAEAVEAAGDDPADRLAATGRAYRENALAERAYYGVMFGQAIPGFTPSPEAVAESKRAFDVLADAVTVLRERTGAPELALVDATDLLWATAHGVVSFELAGHYADEATAAATYGAALTAVSAHLGLR
- a CDS encoding GDSL-type esterase/lipase family protein, producing MTIAIVAVVVLLGGIAVVLVRTLGDEPTRPVEAASKRYGFATDDGAAWAPEAGQLTMTEQGRSHRIGISFRFRTADAIERLDGHGLELRLTVRTVGPCGAAKRWTGADSPTRSTGLPDDTQPYLAIGEGQTCTETLVRIGALRPEHFSPGRDYTVTAKLPAGPAAASGATLAIARRDRVECDTSAEGVAPANCAVGTVASGGENVEELVSADRGWAFSGSGCRRWYADATTSFPCLPDQGARIMTLGDSITSGAIGDHTWRYWAWRKLDPASRPTWVGSKTETWTGDYAVPHTQWGSRHDSQAGVAASTVVGWVPDLMRSERPDLVLIDLGTNDTLSIQGSTAADAAASLDRIVAEVQEANPRAQILLGQPDGHREVAPSVMAELAVRLAGVAQARTTSDSLVSVVDLRSGWNRELHTWDGTHPTQAGEFFIASRFVNQLAHSYAYGREFGSIPGPPVPATPKDVKALAQNGALLVAWQRVPQTAEYRIYLRDSTAGGEFELAGQGSRDLQWGRQGLILGHQYDYYVTAVSSGRESPPSTIGSVRAV
- a CDS encoding MFS transporter; this translates as MPELSRRHRLAVLATCCLALFLVGLDNTIVNVALPSLGRELDAPLSGLQWTVDAYLVVLASLLLLAGSMGDRFGRRRVFQTGLVLFTLGSLLCSLAPSLGWLIVFRGLQAIGGSMLTPVAMSIITNTFTDARERAQAIGAWGSVAGISMALGPLVGGLLVDTIGWRSIFWINVPVGLIGALLTHLVVPESKAAVARRFDPVGQVLVVLALASATYGLIEGPATGWASLEILGLLCLAAVAVAALVVYERRREQPLIDVRFFRSVPFAGASVVAVLHFAALAALLFLNTLYLQQNRGYSALAAGALTLPLALAAVVASPLAGRLVGRIGVRVPMILAGSAVLVAGVLLSFLSGSTSLVLLAVAYAVFGLGHGLVNTPITNTAVSSMPKAQAGVASATTSAARQIGQVLGVAVAGTLTAGAAAQDPGFAEATHPAWWLVAVIGVVVAGTGVLTTTRWASRTAAPDAPVPVAA
- a CDS encoding biotin--[acetyl-CoA-carboxylase] ligase codes for the protein MRERIRDPFWRDVQVVERTGSTNADLVAARGVPEGTVLVAEAQDAGRGRIGRTWTSPPGAGLTFSVLLRPMEVPRERWGWLPLLAGVACVAALPGVDARLKWPNDLLVGPDRKKAAGILAEATGDAVVLGIGLNVTLTADELPPDRPDTTSLALAGAPVLDREVLLAAILDELAARYADWRAGDEDLRAAYRGHCDTLGREVRVSLPAGQTLEGVATDVDAEGRLVVGTTAVAAGDVVHVRPQPGPERPAPPSATPTGSS
- a CDS encoding acyl-CoA carboxylase subunit beta codes for the protein MTLEATQSSDPVDGPDIHTTAGKLADLERRVDEAVHSGSARAVEKQHAKGKKTARERIDALLDEGSFVELDEFARHRSTQFGLEKNRPYGDGVITGYGTIDGRQVCVFSQDVTVYGGALGEVYGEKIVKVQDLAMKIGCPIIGINEGGGARIQEGVVSLGLYGEIFQRHVLASGVIPQISLIMGATAGGHVYGPALTDFVIMVDQTSHMFITGPDVIKTVTGEEVSFEDLGGARTHNTKSGNAHHMAADEDDALEYVKTLLSYLPSNNLDEAPLYENDDAPDGDFLDTFIPDSANQPYDMHRVIEAIVDDSEFLEVQALFAPNILVGFGRVEGRPVGIVANQPMQFAGTLDIDASEKAARFVRFCDAFNVPVLTLVDVPGFLPGTGQEWDGIIRRGAKLIYAYAEATVPKVTLITRKAFGGAYDVMGSKHLRADLNLAWPTAQIAVMGAQGAANIVYRRELTSIDDPEQQAVRRQELIAEYEDTLFNPYIAAERGYVDQIIRPSTTRVQIARALRMLRGKRETLPPKKHGNIPL
- a CDS encoding acyl-CoA carboxylase subunit epsilon, translating into MTTQDDEPVIRVLRGVPTAEELAALVGVLAARSAAAAPAAPRPRELWRRQEARIGAPLAAGPGAWRASGLPR
- a CDS encoding GNAT family N-acetyltransferase; translated protein: MSLSIRPLRRDDVEGCLRVIASLPRFFAVSDAAAASAEPLDLEPEKVGAHRPKVGAVRSASRVTASHPVRPSRGRHGIPDEDDEPAPGGRSIAQAARDLGTQGGLVALGPGGDVIAFLTWKRHGDKAAEITWMAVHAALRHRGVGTTLLTRLERLLAAQGFQNISAITSASSHTYEPTRRFWRGQGYAPVLQLEDLWETDVALVLTKSLTP